The genomic interval TTTTGCTTCGACCGATATCGAGGAAGCCAGGCAACTTATCGCGACAGACCCTGTCGTAGCCAGGGGCGAAATGGTGCCTGAGTTTCATCAGTACTATGGAACCGCAGCGTTGATGCTCATGCGTGACCTGCACGACAAGATCACGGAGAAGCCGATGTGATCCACCGTGCTGCGGGCACACTCGGCGCCGGGTTCAGCCACAGCACAGATCGCGGGCCTTCCTCTGCATGAGCAAAGTGCCGATCCCGAAACTCCTGACGCTGGGTCGGGTGCACTCTCTTGTTACGCTGCCGCCTCCGCTGCCTCCTGTGGAGATCCTTTGAACCTGTCGATCACGACCACAATGGCATACAGGGCAAACGCCATCGAGAGTGCAAGGAAGGTCCACAGCGCGAGATCACCGACAGTGAGTGCAATGTGGAAGAGATCGCCCCTGAGGTAGAGCACGAGAAGAGGCGCGATGACGGTGACGAGTATTCCGGCAGTGATCAGCAGATGGTTCATGTGTATGGTGGCAACCCCGCCGCCATCGGCGCACCATCAGGCGCGCCTGTGGCCGGGGGGGCGATCAGTGTATGGTTTGGACCGTCCTGAGCAACGTGGAATCGAAAATGTCTGCTGGCGAGACCACGGTCCCTTCAAGAGGCACATGATCTCCATATCTCTGCTTCATTTTCTCCCGCACGATCGGCGCCGACAGATCGAAATCCCGCAATTGTCGTAACTTCCCCACTCGAATCCCCAGCGCCCTGTCGAAGAGCTTCCAAACTAATTCCGAACAATAGATGGTGGAGTCACTCCATCCAAACGTCAGATCATAGTGCTTCCCTTCAAACATCGGAACAAGGTTGTGGATCTTCGCCAGGCCCTGCGTATCAAGCACGCTGTCCGCGCCATGGAGACGCTTGATCACGCAGTGCCCGTTTTCACCTCGCGCGATCCACTTTTCCAATGCGGTGAAACGCACCGGTTCGACGGCTTCGAAGACACAAGGTGACCCATTCCGGAATAGGACGATGCCAACGTGAGTGTATCGGGACTTTGTCGCCGACTGAATAGCCGGACCTTGCCCGGTATGGAGGACCTGGAAGACGATATCTCCCTCGTGGACAGCCGGAACCTGGGAGAGGAGTTCAGGCCGTACGGAGAGAAGCAGGAGAATCAAAAGTCCAGAATATCGTGACATGTTCATGTTGGAACCCCTTAACGGTTCACGGCTCATCCCGAATTGACGCTACGTACCGATGTCCTCTATGCCGCTGCGAAATCGAGGATCCCGCTTCACGGGACCAGCGCCGCGACACGACTGGTGAAGGTGACAACCTCAACCAACACAAAAAATGGTGAAGGTCAATACCCGGTTGTTCTTTCCACGGCGCCGGGTCGTAGATCCCGCCGCCGTCTGGCGGGGGGGGCGGCCGTTGATCAGGGGGTGGGTGCCTCCGGCCATTCTGCGTCCGGACGTCTTGGATCGGCCTGGTGCCTCCCGAGTACTGCTCTCGAAATGTCCGCATAGATGAAGTTCTCGGGGGCCACCGGGCTCCCGAAGAGACGCCGCAGAAGCGACAACTGACCGATGTGAGTCATGACATCGGAGAACGGACCCTGCAACAGTTGGAGTTCTGAGATCTCTCTCAGTGGCGTTCCGACCTCGAGCAGCCTGGATACGTCTTCCAATACGTCGTGAAAGCGATCGATCTCAGCATCGGGGCTGGCAAGTGCTTCCGGCCAATAGGTCCCACCTATCATGTATGTCCGGGCGTATCCCATCACACTCGTCATGTGCCGAAGGAGCTCACCCGGAGTTCTCACCTTGTTTCCAGCCGAAAAGTGCCAGAATTCTGGTGGCGCTGCACGAATAGCTTTCTGTGCATGATATGCGATCGATGCCAGAAAGTGCCTCAACACCTCTCGCTCTGATATGTTCGTCATGGTGATTCCCTTCTGCACAGAATTGGGCCCGCCCCCTGATGGTCGCGGCTCATCCCATCCCGCCCGGAGTGAGCGAGCCCGCGAAGCGGGTGAGGCGAACTCCGTAGGCGGGACGAGGATTCCGCACGGCGGGACCTGCGCTGTAAAACGACTGCCGTTTTAGAATCGCTTTTCTGTTCTTCTATCCGACAATCCTCAGATGACGAAGTGCCCAACCCCATTGCCCCTGGCACCGCGGCAGGTCAAAGATCCCGCCGTCTTAGGGGCGGTGTGCAGCCGCTTGTGAGGGCGCACCACTGCCCTACTCATCGTGCACGGGGGTTCTTCAAGCCTGTGCGAATCTTGTTTTGTACCTCGCGCAGGACTCGCGGAGCCAACTGCTGAGAATAGTGATCGAGGAATGTCCTCACCGCGAGTGTATCGCGCTTACTCAATTCGCGTAGCGCCCACGATAGCGCCTTGACCACCATATCATGGCGGTCTCGAACAACCAACCTACAAATGCCCAATGTGCGCTTCGCATCGCCCTCGCCGCCACGCGCACGGTTGTTCAGCGGCACAGTGCTCACTACTGCGACCCGTCTCCACCAATGATCCTCTGACCGGGTCCAGCCCTGGATTACACGGGTTGGGAGATTGCCGTCCCGCCAGGCTGGACCAGCCACGTAAGAAGCAAAGCAATCCACCTCGCCCCAACTGCGAATCCCCCTTCCGAGGGCGACGACATCCTTTGGTCGTAATGCTTGCGAGGCGTCGCGATGATGAGCAAGCACTTCATATGCGAATAGTCGCTCCCATACACCCAAGGATACCAATTGCCGG from Ignavibacteriota bacterium carries:
- a CDS encoding YiiX family permuted papain-like enzyme, with product MSRYSGLLILLLLSVRPELLSQVPAVHEGDIVFQVLHTGQGPAIQSATKSRYTHVGIVLFRNGSPCVFEAVEPVRFTALEKWIARGENGHCVIKRLHGADSVLDTQGLAKIHNLVPMFEGKHYDLTFGWSDSTIYCSELVWKLFDRALGIRVGKLRQLRDFDLSAPIVREKMKQRYGDHVPLEGTVVSPADIFDSTLLRTVQTIH
- a CDS encoding DNA alkylation repair protein encodes the protein MKTLIPEIQSSLASMPTKNAPSFRLVRREWSKRLKTSTGRSVISMSRQLVSLGVWERLFAYEVLAHHRDASQALRPKDVVALGRGIRSWGEVDCFASYVAGPAWRDGNLPTRVIQGWTRSEDHWWRRVAVVSTVPLNNRARGGEGDAKRTLGICRLVVRDRHDMVVKALSWALRELSKRDTLAVRTFLDHYSQQLAPRVLREVQNKIRTGLKNPRAR